Proteins encoded within one genomic window of Triticum aestivum cultivar Chinese Spring chromosome 2D, IWGSC CS RefSeq v2.1, whole genome shotgun sequence:
- the LOC123054402 gene encoding pectin acetylesterase 7, which produces MMAFGLPRAAAVVTLVLGLAAASAMADDVEMVFLKSAVAKGAVCLDGSAPVYHFSPGSGTGANNWIVHMEGGGWCKTPEECVIRKGNFRGSSKFMKPLSFSGILGGSQQFNPDFYNWNRVKVRYCDGSSFTGDVEEVDSKTNLHFRGARVWDAIIEDLLNKGMSKAKSAILSGCSAGGLAAVLHCDKFKDLLPPSAFVKCVSDAGYFIDGTDITGSKFVRTSFKNVVTLHGSVKNLPSSCTSRVSPELCFFPQHVLPTMKTPLFILNAAYDSWQIRNILVPSAADKKKEWAKCKVDIKGCSSSQLVTLQHFRDEFLSALPKPEQSPKIGMFIDSCFAHCQSGAQDSWNADGSPSIQKMRIGKAVGDWYFDRAVSQRVDCPYPCNQSCIDNEDD; this is translated from the exons ATGATGGCATTTGGGCTGCCCcgcgcggcggcggtggtgacgCTGGTGCTGGGCCTCGccgcggcgtcggccatggcggacgacgTGGAGATGGTGTTCCTCAAAAGCGCGGTGGCCAAAGGAGCAG TGTGCCTGGATGGGAGCGCCCCGGTGTACCACTTCTCCCCCGGCTCCGGCACCGGCGCCAACAACTGGATTGTTCACATGGAG GGGGGAGGGTGGTGCAAGACCCCTGAGGAGTGTGTGATCCGGAAGGGCAACTTCAGGGGCTCTTCCAAGTTCATGAAGCCACTCTCCTTCTCAGGGATCCTAGGGGGCAGCCAGCAGTTCAATCCCG ATTTCTACAACTGGAACAGAGTCAAGGTCAGGTACTGCGACGGCTCATCGTTTACCGGCGATGTCGAAGAAGTGGACTCC AAGACGAACCTGCACTTCAGAGGGGCCAGAGTTTGGGACGCCATCATCGAAGATCTGCTTAACAAGGGGATGAGCAAAGCAAAGAGT GCTATTCTTTCTGGATGCTCAGCCGGAGGTCTAGCGGCAGTACTGCATTGTGACAAATTCAAAGACCTCCTTCCACCGTCGGCATTCGTAAAATGCGTTTCTGATGCCGGTTATTTTATTGATGG GACGGATATTACCGGCAGCAAGTTTGTCAGAACATCCTTTAAGAACGTTGTAACCCTACAT GGATCGGTTAAAAATTTGCCATCTTCATGTACCTCGAGGGTATCACCTGAGCTG TGCTTCTTCCCACAGCATGTCCTCCCAACAATGAAAACGCCGCTATTCATACTTAATGCGGCGTATGATTCATGGCAG ATCAGGAACATCCTGGTGCCTAGCGCCGCCGATAAGAAGAAGGAATGGGCCAAATGCAAGGTTGACATAAAGGGCTGCTCCTCCAGCCAGCTGGTGACCTTACAAC ATTTCAGGGATGAGTTCCTGTCAGCGCTCCCTAAACCGGAGCAGTCTCCCAAGATAGGCATGTTCATAGACTCGTGCTTTGCTCACTGCCAATCTGGAGCCCAGGACTCGTGGAATGCCGACGGTTCCCCTTCGATTCAGAAGATG AGAATTGGCAAAGCTGTGGGGGACTGGTACTTCGACCGGGCTGTGTCTCAGCGGGTTGACTGCCCGTATCCCTGCAACCAGTCCTGCATTGACAATGAAGATGACTGA